One stretch of Eupeodes corollae chromosome 2, idEupCoro1.1, whole genome shotgun sequence DNA includes these proteins:
- the LOC129945812 gene encoding NADH dehydrogenase [ubiquinone] 1 beta subcomplex subunit 8, mitochondrial yields MASLIKGLQLAQQISKNSSILFTASRTASHWNKDFKPGPFPKTQEEREAAAKKYNLLPEEYRPYADEGLYYGDYPHLPEGPNGLGVEAKDNYYPYDYPEHKRNFNEPVHAQIDLIGEDRYSQPEKTRLENWQYFASFFGFMTGCFVLYYWLEDKKMFRPVLPKQYPGKGKVHYTFEPNN; encoded by the exons ATGGCCAGCTTAATTAAAGGGCTTCAACTTGCccaacaaatttcaaagaattCTTCAATTCTTTTCACTGCCTCCAGAACTGCTTCCC attggAACAAGGATTTCAAACCAGGTCCATTCCCAAAAACCCAAGAAGAACGTGAAGCAGCAGCCAAAAAATATAATCTGCTACCAGAGGAATATCGCCCCTATGCAGATGAAGGTCTGTACTATGGTGACTACCCTCATTTGCCAGAAGGTCCCAATGGGCTAGGTGTTGAGGCTAAGGATAATTACTATCCATATGATTATCCCGAACACAAAAGGAACTTCAATGAACCG GTTCATGCCCAAATCGATTTGATTGGTGAGGATCGTTACAGTCAACCTGAAAAAACACGTTTGGAGAATTGGCAATACTTTGCCAGTTTCTTTGGATTTATGACAGGCTGCTTTGTTCTGTATTACTGGTTGGAAGACAAGAAAATGTTCCGACCAGTTCTGCCCAAGCAGTACCCTGGAAAGGGCAAAGTACATTATACTTTCGAGCCGAATAACTaa